In the genome of Quercus robur chromosome 3, dhQueRobu3.1, whole genome shotgun sequence, one region contains:
- the LOC126716509 gene encoding putative disease resistance protein RGA3, producing MARALVSAIAEELGSIIASELRLTISVKEEVQKLESKFRTIQAVLNDAEKRQLKDETVKLWLDKLKDVSYEMDDVLDEWNTAMIKADIEKNDLVSILLGKGSVEERSPHVISLVGMSGIGKTTLAQLAYNDHDVKSQFEKRMWVCVSEPFDQCRIAKEILKSIEGQSPDMTSLQSLLDRICDQIMGKKFFLVLDDVWNEDPTLWEPFRLALRYGTQGSRIVVTTRKNIVAEIIGSVDMINLEVLSNEDCWLMFSKLAFFDKNPEEHKQLEDLGRKIAMKCKGLPLATKTLGSLMCFKRSREQWKNVLDSNLWELEDMGRSLFAPLLLSYYDLSSPLKRCLSYCAVFPKDYVFFIDELLFMWMILGYIDSKANMEIEVMAREYFENLAICSFFQDFVKDADGKMIGCKMHDIVHDFIQLMTKNECSTINSDKDLGIDYKNAHHLHLEILEEVQFPVSIYNAKKLRTLTLFNPIDYDLSKIFQYLRCLQALTLNCGLDGFPSSEPVYVVAPIGATFLRKRAAHLRVAPPRPRGVSSGAVPPSPSSTSTDAAETSGTGAADADVPPSIASDDSDIRRGVEFLGIESKNKKDDILFPNLKTLLFVNLGEWEEWIGIGEMKAAEEHRHSTIMPYL from the exons ATGGCTCGTGCTCTAGTTTCTGCAATCGCCGAGGAGCTTGGTTCCATCATTGCTTCAGAGCTCAGGTTGACTATAAGTGTCAAGGAAGAAGTCCAAAAGCTTGAAAGCAAATTCCGCACCATCCAGGCAGTGCTCAATGATGCAGAGAAAAGGCAGCTGAAGGACGAAACTGTGAAGCTTTGGTTAGATAAGCTCAAAGACGTATCCTATGAGATGGATGACGTTTTAGATGAGTGGAACACCGCCATGATCAAAGCAGATATTGAGAa GAATGACCTAGTGAGCATCCTACTGGGCAAGGGTAGTGTAGAAGAAAGAAGCCCCCATGTCATCTCTTTAGTGGGAATGAGTGGTATTGGAAAAACAACTCTAGCCCAACTAGCCTACAATGATCATGATGTGAAATCCCAATTTGAGAAAAGAATGTGGGTTTGTGTCTCTGAACCTTTTGATCAGTGTAGGATTGCCAAAGAAATCCTTAAATCTATTGAAGGTCAATCCCCCGACATGACTTCACTACAAAGTCTGTTAGATAGAATTTGTGATCAAATTATGGGAAAAAAGTTCTTTCTTGTCTTGGATGATGTTTGGAATGAGGACCCTACATTATGGGAGCCATTTAGACTTGCACTTAGATATGGCACCCAAGGTAGTAGAATTGTAGTCACCACACGTAAAAACATAGTTGCTGAGATCATAGGAAGTGTGGACATGATCAATTTGGAGGTATTGTCTAATGAAGATTGTTGGCTAATGTTTAGTAAATTAGCATTTTTTGATAAGAATCCTGAGGAACATAAGCAACTTGAAGACCTTGGTAGGAAAATAGCAATGAAGTGCAAAGGCTTGCCACTTGCTACAAAGACTCTAGGGAGCCTCATGTGTTTCAAGAGAAGTAGAGAACAATGGAAGAATGTTTTAGATAGTAATTTGTGGGAATTAGAAGATATGGGAAGAAGTCTTTTTGCACCATTGTTGTTGAGTTATTATGATTTGTCCTCACCATTGAAACGATGTTTATCATATTGTGCTGTCTTTCCAAAAGATTATGTCTTTTTTATTGATGAGCTGCTATTTATGTGGATGATACTTGGTTATATTGACTCAAAGGCAAATATGGAGATAGAAGTCATGGCAAGAGAATACTTTGAAAATTTAGCCATATGCTCTTTCTTCCAAGATTTTGTAAAAGATGCAGATGGCAAGATGATAGGGTGCAAAATGCATGACATAGTCCATGACTTTATACAATTAATGACAAAAAATGAATGCTCCACAATCAATAGTGACAAAGATTTGGGAATAGATTATAAAAATGCTCACCATTTGCATTTAGAAATTCTTGAAGAAGTCCAATTTCCTGTGTCCATttacaatgcaaaaaaattgcgCACCCTTACTCTTTTCAATCCTATTGATTATGACTTATCCAAAATATTCCAATACTTAAGATGTTTACAGGCATTAACTTTGAATTGTG gtctagatggttttccttcTAGTGAGCCTGTTTAtgttgttgctcccataggtgccacatTTCTTAGGAAGAGGGCTGCTCACTTAAGAGTTGCTCCTCCGCGTCCTAGAGGTGTGTCATCTGGTGCTGTTCccccttctccctcttctaCAAGTACTGATGCTGCTGAGACGTCTGGTACTggtgctgctgatgctgatgttcctccatcGATTGCTTCGGATGATTCGGACATTCGAC GTGGCGTTGAATTTCTCGGAATAGAATCCAAAAACAAGAAAGATGACATACTGTTCCCAAATTTGAAAACTCTCTTGTTTGTCAATTTGGGTGAGTGGGAAGAATGGATTGGGATTGGAGAAATGAAGGCGGCAGAGGAACACCGGCATAGCACTATCATGCCATATCTTTAA